A stretch of bacterium DNA encodes these proteins:
- a CDS encoding tRNA-guanine transglycosylase: MTGSCGAARAGVLSTPHGEVETPVFMPVGTQATVKTLTPADLNGMGVQIVLAN; the protein is encoded by the coding sequence CTGACCGGCAGTTGCGGCGCGGCGCGCGCCGGAGTGCTGAGCACCCCGCATGGCGAGGTCGAGACCCCGGTGTTCATGCCCGTGGGCACTCAGGCCACGGTCAAGACCCTCACTCCGGCCGACCTGAACGGCATGGGCGTGCAGATCGTGCTGGCCAACA